One genomic window of Sphingobacterium oryzagri includes the following:
- a CDS encoding ATP-dependent 6-phosphofructokinase → MNAAIRAAVRTALYNGKKVTGIYHGYQGMIDNEMYEMSSESVSSIIQKGGTILKTARCMAFKTPEGRAQAYANVKAAGIDALVAIGGDGTFTGAEIFSREYDIPVMCIPGTIDNDLNGTDLTIGYDTANNTVIEAIDKIRDTAASHNRLFFVEVMGRDSGCIALNAGIAGGAEAILLPEKDTAIEELIDMLAQGATTHKSSMIVIVAEGDKNGGATNVAKRVKEKFDYFDTKVSILGHLQRGGSPSSADRVLATRMGYSAVNELLRGNNRATIGVRGSEVVTTPLEEALSKKELKLNEDLVEIAKIMAI, encoded by the coding sequence ATGAATGCAGCAATTCGTGCAGCCGTAAGAACAGCTTTATACAATGGAAAAAAAGTAACGGGTATTTATCATGGATACCAGGGTATGATAGATAATGAAATGTATGAGATGAGCAGCGAATCGGTTAGTTCAATCATACAGAAAGGTGGTACCATTTTAAAAACAGCACGCTGCATGGCATTCAAAACACCGGAAGGTCGCGCGCAAGCATATGCCAATGTCAAAGCGGCTGGCATTGATGCCTTAGTCGCCATTGGCGGTGATGGTACTTTTACGGGTGCTGAAATTTTTTCGCGTGAGTACGACATCCCCGTGATGTGTATACCGGGCACTATCGATAATGATTTAAACGGCACCGACCTGACTATCGGCTATGACACGGCAAACAACACTGTCATTGAGGCGATAGACAAAATTCGTGATACGGCAGCCTCACACAATCGCTTATTTTTTGTGGAAGTGATGGGCCGCGACTCGGGCTGCATCGCTTTAAATGCCGGCATTGCTGGCGGCGCAGAAGCGATCTTGCTTCCGGAAAAAGATACGGCGATTGAAGAACTTATAGATATGTTGGCACAGGGCGCCACGACGCACAAATCATCCATGATTGTGATTGTTGCAGAAGGTGACAAAAACGGTGGCGCAACGAATGTGGCCAAACGTGTCAAAGAAAAATTTGATTATTTTGACACAAAAGTTAGTATCTTAGGACATTTGCAACGCGGTGGTTCGCCAAGCAGTGCCGACCGTGTATTGGCTACCCGAATGGGATATTCGGCCGTAAACGAGCTTTTGCGCGGTAATAACCGGGCAACAATCGGTGTACGCGGATCGGAAGTTGTGACGACGCCTTTGGAAGAGGCTTTGAGCAAGAAAGAGCTGAAGCTTAACGAAGATTTAGTCGAAATTGCAAAGATAATGGCTATTTAA
- a CDS encoding efflux RND transporter periplasmic adaptor subunit, whose product MKRTIITIIVVAAALAGIMFLLNKNKAKNEAQTAVVAQKNAAVAVRADVVDTREVNTQYITNGSFSPKQEVVLSAEAAGRVIKVLVDEGDAVRAGQTLAIVDSDKQSVDLANMKANYENAKADLARYENAFKTGGVTQQQVDQAKLKVENAKNSLKSSQLSASDANISASFAGLVNKRSIEPGTYVSPGTQMFEIVNVSTLKLLVNVDEKNIGQVKVGQNIKVEATVLAGQAFAGVVKFIAPKADASLNFPVELEIKNNAANDLKAGMYGTAYFGSETKAAVLTVPRTAFVGSISSNEIFIINDGKVSLKKVVSGRSFGDYIEILSGLEKGTQVVTSGQINLLDGMAVEIIK is encoded by the coding sequence ATGAAACGTACAATAATTACGATAATCGTCGTAGCAGCTGCTTTAGCAGGTATCATGTTTTTACTAAATAAGAATAAGGCAAAAAATGAAGCACAGACTGCTGTCGTGGCGCAGAAAAATGCTGCTGTTGCCGTTCGTGCCGATGTCGTGGATACTCGCGAAGTAAACACCCAATACATCACTAATGGTTCCTTTTCGCCTAAGCAAGAAGTGGTACTTTCTGCGGAAGCTGCGGGGCGCGTAATCAAAGTGTTGGTTGATGAGGGCGATGCTGTACGCGCCGGCCAAACGTTGGCGATTGTTGATAGCGACAAGCAAAGTGTTGATTTAGCCAATATGAAGGCAAACTACGAGAATGCGAAAGCAGACCTTGCGCGCTATGAAAATGCGTTCAAGACAGGCGGTGTTACGCAGCAGCAGGTAGATCAGGCTAAACTGAAAGTGGAAAATGCGAAAAACAGCTTAAAGTCATCGCAGCTATCGGCGTCTGATGCCAATATCTCTGCTTCGTTTGCCGGGCTGGTGAACAAGCGTAGCATCGAGCCGGGTACTTACGTATCACCGGGCACGCAAATGTTTGAGATTGTCAATGTATCAACCTTAAAACTATTGGTCAATGTAGATGAAAAAAACATTGGGCAAGTGAAGGTTGGCCAAAATATTAAAGTAGAAGCAACCGTATTAGCGGGTCAAGCATTTGCTGGTGTGGTGAAATTTATTGCGCCAAAGGCCGATGCGAGCTTAAACTTTCCAGTTGAATTGGAAATTAAAAACAACGCTGCAAACGACTTGAAAGCAGGTATGTATGGTACGGCTTACTTCGGTAGCGAAACCAAGGCTGCTGTGCTTACGGTGCCACGTACCGCTTTTGTTGGTAGTATCAGTTCTAACGAGATCTTCATCATCAACGATGGTAAAGTGTCGTTGAAGAAAGTGGTATCAGGAAGAAGCTTTGGCGATTATATCGAAATCCTATCCGGTTTGGAGAAAGGTACGCAAGTGGTGACCTCTGGACAGATCAATTTGCTCGACGGTATGGCCGTTGAAATCATTAAGTAA
- the gap gene encoding type I glyceraldehyde-3-phosphate dehydrogenase encodes MKIGINGFGRIGRLAFRAAINRSDIEIVGINDLVEPDYLAYMLKYDSTHGKFDGTVEVKDGNLIVNGQTIRITAEKDPANLKWDEVGAEVIIESTGFFLTQELAQKHIEAGAKKVVMSAPAKDDTPTFVMGVNHNELKAEYTIVSNASCTTNCLAPIAKVLNDNFGIVEGLMTTVHAVTATQKTVDGPSAKDWRGGRGAYQNIIPSSTGAAKAVGLVLPELKGKLTGMSLRVPTADVSVVDLTVRLEKGASYEDIKKVMKEAAEGDLKGILGYTEDEVVSSDFLGDARTSIFDAKAGISLNDNFVKVVSWYDNEWGYSNKIIDLAQEIAKL; translated from the coding sequence ATGAAAATTGGAATTAACGGATTCGGTCGTATTGGCCGTTTAGCATTCAGAGCAGCAATCAATCGCAGTGATATCGAGATCGTAGGTATCAATGACTTGGTAGAACCTGATTACTTAGCATACATGCTTAAATATGACTCTACACACGGTAAATTTGACGGTACAGTAGAGGTTAAAGATGGTAATCTTATCGTGAACGGGCAAACGATCCGCATCACAGCAGAAAAAGATCCAGCGAACTTGAAGTGGGATGAAGTAGGTGCAGAAGTAATTATTGAATCTACTGGTTTCTTCTTAACACAGGAATTAGCACAAAAACACATCGAAGCTGGTGCGAAGAAAGTAGTAATGTCTGCTCCTGCAAAAGATGATACCCCTACATTCGTAATGGGTGTAAACCACAACGAACTTAAAGCGGAATACACGATCGTTTCCAACGCTTCTTGTACAACAAACTGTTTAGCGCCTATCGCGAAGGTATTAAACGACAACTTCGGTATTGTAGAAGGTTTAATGACCACTGTACACGCGGTAACTGCTACGCAGAAAACGGTAGACGGTCCTTCAGCGAAAGACTGGAGAGGTGGCCGCGGTGCTTACCAAAACATTATCCCTTCTTCTACAGGTGCGGCTAAAGCGGTAGGCTTAGTGCTTCCTGAATTGAAAGGTAAATTAACAGGTATGTCTCTTCGTGTTCCTACGGCTGACGTTTCTGTTGTTGACTTAACCGTTCGTTTGGAAAAAGGTGCTTCTTACGAAGATATCAAAAAAGTAATGAAAGAAGCTGCTGAAGGCGACTTGAAAGGTATCCTGGGTTACACAGAAGATGAAGTTGTATCTTCAGACTTCTTAGGTGATGCACGTACATCTATCTTTGATGCAAAGGCAGGTATCTCATTGAATGACAACTTCGTAAAAGTCGTATCTTGGTACGATAACGAGTGGGGTTATTCTAACAAAATCATTGACTTGGCGCAAGAAATTGCTAAACTGTAA
- a CDS encoding TolC family protein, which produces MKLKFLSVIAAGLLFQWGQAQAQEILTLQQAIKFALENKKEAKSAKLDVANAQYQIDEVRSGALPQVTGVGSLTYNPLIQQNVIVMEDPASGESISTVIQFGQPWQANSNLQVTQQIFNQALFTGLKAASTTKEFYRINKDLSDEQLIEKVANAYYEVFQSQLQVETVESNLSNTEKNQQVIQGLVDAGLAKKIDLDRTTVQVNNLKAQLQQARNTMEIQENALKFAMGMEITTNIDLPEETFAIDAQILDRLPVDLSNRTEIRVLEKQMELLELDKKVTMADYYPSLSFSGNLGYMSFAENFPVFNGNATKTAYSALGLNLSIPIFNGNKTRAQVNQKKVEILRAQVEMEDTKLSLNMASENAKTQVRNSLLTINSNEGNVKLAKEVLDNTENNYKNGLATLTELLDAENAYADAQNNLNTSLLDYKVAEVQLIKANGNLKTLVNE; this is translated from the coding sequence ATGAAATTGAAATTTTTGAGTGTTATAGCGGCAGGTTTACTCTTTCAGTGGGGTCAAGCACAAGCCCAGGAAATCCTGACGCTTCAGCAAGCTATTAAATTTGCCCTTGAAAACAAGAAAGAGGCAAAAAGTGCGAAGCTTGATGTGGCCAACGCCCAATATCAAATTGATGAGGTGCGTTCCGGTGCGCTACCGCAAGTGACCGGCGTAGGAAGCTTGACCTATAACCCGTTGATCCAGCAGAACGTGATCGTGATGGAAGATCCTGCTTCAGGAGAGTCAATCTCTACCGTGATCCAATTTGGACAACCTTGGCAGGCAAATTCGAATCTCCAGGTTACGCAGCAGATTTTTAATCAGGCTCTGTTTACAGGATTAAAAGCTGCAAGTACGACAAAAGAGTTTTATCGGATCAATAAAGATCTGTCTGACGAACAGCTGATTGAGAAAGTAGCTAACGCTTATTACGAGGTTTTCCAATCGCAGTTGCAGGTTGAAACGGTGGAATCCAACCTCAGCAATACCGAAAAAAACCAACAGGTCATTCAAGGTTTGGTCGACGCGGGATTGGCCAAAAAGATAGATTTGGATCGTACGACCGTACAAGTAAACAACCTCAAAGCGCAGCTTCAGCAAGCTCGTAACACGATGGAAATTCAGGAGAATGCGCTCAAGTTTGCTATGGGGATGGAAATTACGACAAACATCGATCTGCCAGAAGAAACATTTGCCATTGATGCACAAATTTTAGATCGCTTACCAGTTGATTTATCCAACCGCACGGAAATACGCGTGTTGGAAAAACAAATGGAACTGTTGGAGTTGGATAAGAAAGTAACAATGGCAGATTATTACCCATCCCTTTCTTTCTCCGGTAATTTAGGCTATATGTCGTTTGCTGAAAACTTTCCCGTTTTCAACGGCAATGCAACAAAGACTGCCTATTCGGCACTTGGACTAAACCTGTCTATTCCTATTTTCAATGGTAATAAAACGCGTGCGCAGGTCAACCAGAAAAAGGTAGAGATTTTACGTGCGCAGGTTGAAATGGAAGACACGAAGCTGTCGTTAAATATGGCTAGCGAAAATGCGAAGACACAAGTTAGAAATAGCTTATTGACCATCAATTCTAACGAGGGCAACGTCAAATTAGCGAAAGAGGTATTAGATAATACTGAAAATAACTATAAAAACGGCTTGGCAACATTAACGGAACTGTTGGATGCCGAAAATGCGTATGCCGACGCGCAAAACAACTTAAACACGTCCTTATTAGATTATAAGGTTGCTGAGGTGCAATTGATCAAGGCAAATGGAAACTTAAAAACATTAGTAAACGAATAA
- a CDS encoding O-acetylhomoserine aminocarboxypropyltransferase/cysteine synthase family protein has product MSTTKNLKFETLQVHAGQEVDPTTGARALPIYQTSSYVFENAEHGANLFALKQFGNIYTRIMNPTTDAFEKRIAALEGGVAALAVASGQAAQFIALSNILEAGENFVAGANLYGGTYNQFKVSFKRLGIEARFADDTEADNIEKLIDDKTKAIYVETIGNPSYNIPDFDKISALAKKYDLPLIVDNTFGAGGYLFKPLEHGAHVVVESATKWIGGHGTSIGGVIIDGGNYNWGNGKFKQFSTPSEGYHGLVFSEVFGPDGAFGNIQFIIRARVEGLRDFGPALSPFNAFLLVQGLETLSLRVQRHVDNAYEIAHWLESHPQVEKVNYPGLKNHPYHESAQKYLKNGYGSVLSFTIKGGPEKANAFIDSLTLISHLANVGDAKTLIIHPAATTHQQLTDEEQRRAGVYPGQLRLSVGIEHVDDIKDDLQAAFDNIK; this is encoded by the coding sequence ATGTCAACAACGAAGAATCTTAAATTCGAAACGTTACAAGTGCATGCCGGACAAGAAGTAGATCCGACTACCGGCGCACGTGCCTTACCCATATACCAAACTTCTTCTTACGTTTTTGAGAATGCCGAGCATGGCGCCAACTTGTTTGCCTTAAAACAGTTTGGCAATATCTATACGCGCATCATGAACCCTACAACAGATGCTTTCGAAAAGCGAATAGCTGCGCTTGAAGGCGGTGTTGCGGCACTTGCGGTGGCCTCTGGGCAAGCTGCACAATTCATTGCCCTAAGCAACATTCTCGAGGCGGGCGAAAATTTTGTTGCCGGCGCCAATCTGTATGGCGGCACTTATAATCAGTTTAAAGTATCCTTTAAACGCTTAGGTATCGAGGCTCGTTTCGCCGACGATACCGAAGCGGACAATATCGAAAAGCTGATAGACGATAAAACCAAGGCCATCTACGTGGAAACTATTGGCAACCCAAGCTACAATATTCCTGATTTTGATAAAATATCGGCGCTGGCAAAAAAATACGACCTGCCCTTGATCGTAGACAATACGTTTGGAGCGGGTGGCTACTTGTTTAAGCCATTAGAACATGGCGCACATGTAGTTGTAGAATCGGCAACCAAATGGATAGGCGGCCACGGCACGAGTATTGGTGGCGTTATTATCGATGGTGGAAATTACAACTGGGGAAATGGAAAATTCAAACAATTTTCAACGCCTTCAGAAGGCTATCACGGCTTGGTTTTTTCAGAAGTATTCGGTCCGGACGGAGCTTTTGGAAACATTCAGTTCATTATTCGTGCGCGTGTAGAAGGTTTGCGTGATTTCGGTCCTGCGCTCTCCCCTTTTAATGCATTCTTGCTCGTGCAAGGTCTGGAAACATTATCCTTACGCGTGCAGCGGCATGTAGACAATGCTTATGAGATTGCACATTGGCTAGAGTCGCATCCGCAAGTAGAAAAAGTAAACTATCCGGGATTGAAAAACCATCCGTATCACGAAAGCGCACAAAAATATCTTAAAAACGGCTATGGATCGGTGTTATCATTTACCATCAAAGGCGGACCGGAAAAAGCAAATGCGTTTATCGATTCGTTAACGCTTATCAGTCACCTCGCCAATGTGGGCGATGCCAAAACATTGATCATCCACCCGGCCGCAACCACACACCAGCAGCTTACCGATGAAGAACAACGACGCGCTGGCGTATACCCCG
- a CDS encoding TetR/AcrR family transcriptional regulator — translation MDNKKDLIIQAALKRFSHYGFNKTTMSEIAVDLNITKANLYYYYPDKNALIKDVLVYISEDILRSQYAIVEEYDSNLVDTLTQLLEKRASFLRDYYVLHISENLEWIKGQGVGTVLEAMHGKDIEMMTALFEKAVAAGEVDLENARQDATCYIEVIKGLSLIRSIADVLSGMPNAYNVDEILESQKCTTRFIFRNKLISNN, via the coding sequence ATGGACAACAAAAAGGATTTGATTATTCAGGCGGCACTTAAACGGTTTTCGCATTATGGTTTTAACAAAACCACGATGAGCGAAATCGCGGTGGACTTGAATATTACAAAAGCCAATCTCTATTACTATTATCCCGACAAGAATGCCCTGATTAAAGATGTGTTAGTTTACATTTCGGAAGATATACTGCGTAGTCAATATGCTATTGTCGAAGAGTATGACTCGAATTTGGTAGATACCCTAACGCAGTTATTGGAAAAGCGCGCTAGTTTTTTGCGCGATTATTATGTGCTGCATATCAGTGAGAATTTAGAGTGGATAAAAGGGCAGGGAGTTGGCACGGTGCTCGAAGCCATGCATGGCAAAGATATTGAGATGATGACAGCGCTTTTCGAAAAAGCCGTCGCTGCTGGCGAGGTTGATCTTGAAAATGCCCGGCAAGATGCTACCTGTTACATCGAAGTGATCAAGGGATTAAGCTTGATCCGTAGTATCGCAGATGTGCTATCGGGCATGCCTAATGCCTATAATGTCGATGAAATTTTGGAAAGCCAAAAGTGCACCACCAGGTTTATCTTTAGAAATAAATTAATCAGCAACAACTAG
- the mnmA gene encoding tRNA 2-thiouridine(34) synthase MnmA, with product MSKKGRVLVAMSGGVDSSVAAVMLHEQGYDVIGITMKTWDYASAGGSSKETGCCSLDSINDARALAVGYGFPHYILDIRDEFGDYVIDNFVDEYIAGRTPNPCVLCNTHIKWSALMKRADKLDCEFIATGHYANIRMHDNGRYVISKGRDEHKDQSYVLWGVSQENLARTQFPLGSFTKKEIRQMALEMGQAELAQKSESYEICFVPDNDYRAFLRHKRPTLDQEIGPGNFILSDGTVVGQHIGYPYFTIGQRKGLGIALGKPMFVIEILPESNSVMLGEEHELEKSQAFVRDINLVKYASLEQPLEAITKIRYKDAGAQSLLTQQGNIMQVDFAHQVKGIAPGQSAVFYEGNDLLGGGFLMK from the coding sequence ATGAGTAAAAAAGGTAGAGTTTTGGTCGCAATGAGTGGTGGAGTTGACAGTTCTGTAGCGGCCGTTATGTTGCATGAGCAGGGCTACGACGTTATCGGTATTACCATGAAAACTTGGGATTATGCATCGGCTGGCGGCTCTTCGAAAGAGACAGGCTGCTGTAGCTTAGATAGTATTAACGATGCACGTGCGCTAGCTGTAGGGTATGGCTTTCCGCATTATATATTGGATATTCGGGATGAGTTTGGTGATTATGTGATTGATAATTTCGTTGATGAGTACATTGCCGGGCGCACACCCAATCCATGCGTACTGTGTAATACCCATATCAAATGGTCCGCATTGATGAAGCGTGCCGATAAGCTCGATTGCGAGTTTATTGCCACCGGGCACTATGCCAATATACGGATGCATGATAATGGTCGTTACGTGATTTCTAAGGGGCGCGACGAGCATAAAGATCAGTCGTATGTACTCTGGGGCGTGTCGCAGGAAAATCTGGCGCGTACGCAGTTTCCATTGGGTAGTTTTACGAAAAAGGAAATCCGTCAAATGGCGCTGGAGATGGGACAGGCAGAGCTTGCGCAAAAATCCGAAAGTTATGAAATCTGCTTTGTGCCAGACAATGACTATCGCGCATTTTTAAGGCATAAAAGACCGACCTTAGATCAAGAGATTGGTCCCGGTAACTTTATTTTGTCCGATGGTACCGTTGTTGGTCAGCACATCGGCTATCCCTATTTTACGATTGGTCAGCGTAAAGGCTTGGGCATCGCGCTGGGCAAGCCCATGTTCGTTATCGAAATCTTGCCTGAAAGTAACTCTGTTATGTTGGGCGAAGAACATGAATTAGAAAAATCGCAAGCATTTGTACGCGATATCAATTTGGTAAAATATGCCTCGTTAGAGCAACCGCTTGAGGCGATTACCAAGATACGTTATAAAGATGCGGGCGCACAATCGCTATTGACCCAACAGGGTAATATCATGCAGGTAGATTTCGCGCATCAGGTAAAAGGAATCGCACCAGGGCAATCTGCCGTATTCTATGAAGGAAATGATCTTCTTGGTGGTGGATTTTTAATGAAATAG
- a CDS encoding NUDIX hydrolase, protein MQTHFTIDCVIYSFNDGKLQVLLTERNEYPYKDWWALPGFFVDKGEEMEDAVKRILYEHTGLKDIFMEQLGAFAGVKRHPQGRILTVAFSTIVKYDDVKFKIKPMTSYMRQAQWFPIDQLPELAFDHHQVIQQSLQKLKYNINYSTAVYELLPEKFTLTQLQQVYEAILGKVLDKRNFRKKIANDGFLKELQEVQKGVSYRAARLYKFDKRKFQKQVAID, encoded by the coding sequence TTGCAAACTCATTTTACGATTGACTGTGTCATATACAGTTTTAACGACGGGAAGCTACAAGTATTGTTAACGGAGAGAAATGAATATCCATATAAAGATTGGTGGGCATTGCCGGGTTTCTTTGTCGATAAAGGGGAGGAGATGGAAGATGCGGTGAAGCGTATTTTGTACGAGCATACCGGTTTGAAAGATATTTTTATGGAGCAACTTGGCGCATTTGCCGGCGTGAAGCGGCACCCGCAAGGGCGCATCCTTACTGTAGCTTTTTCCACGATCGTGAAATACGACGATGTAAAATTTAAGATCAAACCCATGACTTCCTACATGCGCCAGGCGCAATGGTTTCCTATTGACCAGTTGCCCGAATTGGCGTTTGACCACCATCAGGTTATCCAACAAAGTCTGCAAAAGCTGAAATATAATATCAATTACTCGACCGCGGTGTACGAATTGTTGCCCGAAAAATTTACCCTGACCCAATTGCAGCAAGTTTATGAAGCCATTTTAGGAAAAGTGCTGGATAAGCGCAATTTCCGGAAGAAGATTGCTAATGATGGTTTTCTCAAAGAATTACAGGAGGTGCAAAAAGGGGTTTCCTACCGCGCCGCTCGCCTGTACAAATTTGATAAGCGAAAGTTTCAAAAGCAGGTTGCTATTGACTAA